A stretch of the Tissierellales bacterium genome encodes the following:
- the tgt gene encoding tRNA guanosine(34) transglycosylase Tgt yields the protein MASISFDLLKEDSRTKARLGILHTPHGDVETPIFMPVGTKATVKTMTPEELKELGAQIILSNTYHLYLRPGHDLIEEAGGLHKFMNWNGPILTDSGGFQVFSLGDMRTISEEGVEFRSFIDGSKHFISPEKSIEIQNALGSDIMMAFDECPPYPADHDYVKKSLERTTRWAKRSKDANKNPETQSVFGIVQGGVYRDLREQSAKEIMELDFPGYAVGGLSVGEPAELMYEVLDYTVPLLPKDKPRYNMGVGSPDYLFESVIRGIDMADCVLPTRIARNGTCFTSQGKLTIKNAKYQRDFGPLDPECDCYACKNYSRAYIRHLFKANEILGARLATIHNLHFLIKLMDNIREAIREDRLLEYRDEFYEKYGYKKSNQNVDEKTEEK from the coding sequence ATGGCATCAATTAGTTTTGATTTATTAAAAGAGGATAGTAGAACAAAAGCGAGACTTGGTATTTTGCATACGCCACATGGGGATGTAGAGACTCCTATATTTATGCCTGTTGGCACAAAAGCTACAGTTAAAACTATGACACCAGAGGAACTTAAAGAATTAGGGGCTCAAATAATTTTGAGCAATACCTATCATTTGTATTTAAGACCAGGTCATGACCTGATAGAAGAAGCTGGTGGACTTCATAAATTTATGAATTGGAATGGTCCTATACTTACAGATAGCGGTGGTTTTCAAGTTTTTAGTTTAGGAGACATGCGAACTATTAGTGAAGAGGGTGTAGAATTTAGATCATTCATAGATGGTTCTAAGCATTTCATTAGTCCAGAAAAATCTATAGAGATTCAAAATGCATTGGGTTCAGATATAATGATGGCCTTTGATGAGTGCCCTCCATATCCAGCAGACCATGATTATGTGAAAAAATCGTTAGAGAGAACGACTAGATGGGCTAAGCGTTCTAAGGATGCAAATAAAAATCCAGAAACGCAGTCTGTGTTTGGTATAGTTCAAGGTGGAGTTTATAGAGATTTAAGAGAACAAAGTGCAAAGGAAATTATGGAATTAGATTTTCCAGGGTATGCAGTAGGTGGGCTTAGTGTTGGAGAACCAGCTGAACTTATGTATGAGGTTTTAGATTACACAGTACCTTTGTTACCAAAAGACAAGCCTAGATATAATATGGGAGTAGGTTCACCAGATTACTTATTTGAATCTGTTATAAGAGGTATAGATATGGCCGATTGTGTTTTACCAACTCGAATTGCTAGAAATGGAACTTGCTTTACATCACAGGGAAAGCTTACTATAAAGAACGCAAAATATCAAAGAGATTTTGGACCATTAGATCCAGAATGCGATTGTTATGCGTGTAAAAATTATAGCAGAGCATATATAAGGCATTTATTTAAGGCAAATGAAATATTAGGAGCTAGACTTGCTACTATTCATAATTTACATTTCCTTATCAAATTAATGGACAATATCAGAGAAGCTATCAGAGAAGATAGATTACTTGAGTATAGAGATGAATTTTATGAAAAGTATGGATACAAAAAATCAAATCAAAATGTAGATGAGAAGACAGAAGAAAAATAA
- the yajC gene encoding preprotein translocase subunit YajC: MPNLLTATAASPQSFIGSLILPVVFLVIFYFILIRPQKKKEKQVKEMRSALKTGDKVITIGGINGKITKIMDDKVTLEIGDQGRLVVEKWAIGSLQKTSLDK; the protein is encoded by the coding sequence ATGCCTAATTTATTGACAGCTACAGCAGCAAGTCCACAATCTTTTATAGGAAGCTTGATTTTACCAGTAGTATTTCTAGTAATTTTTTACTTTATATTGATTCGTCCTCAAAAGAAAAAAGAGAAACAAGTAAAAGAGATGAGAAGTGCTCTTAAAACAGGAGACAAGGTTATCACTATTGGCGGAATCAATGGCAAAATTACTAAGATTATGGACGATAAGGTGACTTTAGAAATCGGAGATCAAGGCAGATTGGTCGTAGAAAAATGGGCTATTGGAAGTTTACAAAAAACTTCTCTTGATAAATAG
- the scfA gene encoding six-cysteine ranthipeptide SCIFF, which yields MKHIKTLTKRNYQSTTIHGGCGECQTSCQSACKTSCTVGNQLCENAQQKAEK from the coding sequence ATGAAGCATATTAAGACATTAACTAAAAGAAATTATCAGTCTACAACAATTCACGGCGGATGCGGCGAATGTCAAACTTCTTGTCAATCAGCTTGTAAAACATCGTGTACAGTAGGCAATCAGTTGTGCGAAAACGCTCAACAAAAAGCAGAAAAGTAA